Proteins encoded together in one Coregonus clupeaformis isolate EN_2021a chromosome 30, ASM2061545v1, whole genome shotgun sequence window:
- the LOC121545892 gene encoding probable E3 ubiquitin-protein ligase DTX3 isoform X2, whose amino-acid sequence MSVRAGQGSDEVLVSQAVWDYLAAAGRPWLIDFQDKQGLIAGIIRRGERGGCCAVRLRPVEGSRSGGGPGMMEGGPISNETLKSFIDLCRCARKEMSKQETGPKWKRSVLPCVGVGVLEGDGEGSLLPPQPPQPRRSQRQQQRYRKPAEDEACVVLSNSMNCMSHDASGQRKQDNMEVKCSMMASSHSHSHSEADDHTSCSICMGDMVERTTLERCGHAFCRTCLDQAFKVKRACPVCRLVYGQLIGNQPATGSMMVERDPDLELPGHEGYGCICIIYSFPPGLQAPEHPNPGVSYPGTDRVAYLPDTPEGNRVLGLLRRAFEQRLIFTIGTSMTTGMHNVITWNDIHHKTSIWGGPRCFGYPDPTYLVRVTEELREKGITAD is encoded by the exons ATGAGTGTGCGCGCGGGGCAGGGTAGCGACGAGGTGCTTGTGTCCCAGGCAGTGTGGGACTACTTGGCCGCCGCCGGCCGGCCCTGGCTCATAGACTTCCAGGACAAGCAGGGCCTCATCGCCGGCATCATCCGCAGAGGGGAGCGGGGAGGCTGCTGCGCAGTGCGGCTACGCCCCGTAGAGGGCTCCCGTTCTGGGGGAGGACCTGGGATGATGGAGGGGGGACCGATCTCCAATGAGACCCTTAAGTCCTTCATAGACTTATGCCGCTGCGCCCGGAAAGAGATGAGCAAACAGGAGACTGGTCCTAAGTGGAAGAGGTCTGTGCTGCCCTGTGTTGGGGTGGGGGTcctggagggggatggagaggggagcCTGCTACCACCTCAGCCTCCCCAGCCCAGACGCTCTCAGAGGCAGCAACAGAGGTATAGGAAGCCTGCGGAGGATGAGGCCTGTGTGGTCCTCTCCAACTCTATGAACTGCATGTCCCACGATGCATCAGGACAGAGGAAGCAGGACAACATGGAAGTCAAGTGCAGTATGATGGCATCCTCTCATAGCCACTCCCACAGTGAAGCAGACGACCACACCTCATGTTCCATCTGCATGGGCGACATGGTGGAGAGGACGACACTGGAGAG GTGTGGCCACGCATTCTGCCGTACATGTCTGGACCAGGCCTTCAAGGTGAAGAGAGCGTGTCCGGTGTGTCGTCTGGTGTACGGCCAGCTCATAGGCAATCAGCCGGCTACTGGGAGTATGATGGTGGAGAGGGACCCAGATCTCGAGTTGCCGGGACATGAGGGCTACGGGTGTATCTGCATCATCTACAGCTTCCCACCTGGTCTACAGGCG CCGGAGCACCCTAACCCTGGTGTAAGCTACCCGGGTACGGACCGCGTGGCGTACCTTCCAGACACCCCAGAGGGGAACCGGGTCCTGGGCCTGCTCCGCCGGGCCTTCGAGCAGCGCCTCATCTTCACTATAGGGACCTCCATGACCACGGGAATGCATAATGTCATTACCTGGAACGACATCCACCACAAGACCTCCATATGGGGCGGACCACGCTG CTTTGGCTACCCAGACCCCACTTACCTGGTGAGAGTGACTGAGGAACTCCGAGAGAAAGGCATCACTGCAGACTGA
- the LOC121545892 gene encoding probable E3 ubiquitin-protein ligase DTX3 isoform X1: MGSQVSLDEMSVRAGQGSDEVLVSQAVWDYLAAAGRPWLIDFQDKQGLIAGIIRRGERGGCCAVRLRPVEGSRSGGGPGMMEGGPISNETLKSFIDLCRCARKEMSKQETGPKWKRSVLPCVGVGVLEGDGEGSLLPPQPPQPRRSQRQQQRYRKPAEDEACVVLSNSMNCMSHDASGQRKQDNMEVKCSMMASSHSHSHSEADDHTSCSICMGDMVERTTLERCGHAFCRTCLDQAFKVKRACPVCRLVYGQLIGNQPATGSMMVERDPDLELPGHEGYGCICIIYSFPPGLQAPEHPNPGVSYPGTDRVAYLPDTPEGNRVLGLLRRAFEQRLIFTIGTSMTTGMHNVITWNDIHHKTSIWGGPRCFGYPDPTYLVRVTEELREKGITAD; encoded by the exons TTTCATTGGATGAAATGAGTGTGCGCGCGGGGCAGGGTAGCGACGAGGTGCTTGTGTCCCAGGCAGTGTGGGACTACTTGGCCGCCGCCGGCCGGCCCTGGCTCATAGACTTCCAGGACAAGCAGGGCCTCATCGCCGGCATCATCCGCAGAGGGGAGCGGGGAGGCTGCTGCGCAGTGCGGCTACGCCCCGTAGAGGGCTCCCGTTCTGGGGGAGGACCTGGGATGATGGAGGGGGGACCGATCTCCAATGAGACCCTTAAGTCCTTCATAGACTTATGCCGCTGCGCCCGGAAAGAGATGAGCAAACAGGAGACTGGTCCTAAGTGGAAGAGGTCTGTGCTGCCCTGTGTTGGGGTGGGGGTcctggagggggatggagaggggagcCTGCTACCACCTCAGCCTCCCCAGCCCAGACGCTCTCAGAGGCAGCAACAGAGGTATAGGAAGCCTGCGGAGGATGAGGCCTGTGTGGTCCTCTCCAACTCTATGAACTGCATGTCCCACGATGCATCAGGACAGAGGAAGCAGGACAACATGGAAGTCAAGTGCAGTATGATGGCATCCTCTCATAGCCACTCCCACAGTGAAGCAGACGACCACACCTCATGTTCCATCTGCATGGGCGACATGGTGGAGAGGACGACACTGGAGAG GTGTGGCCACGCATTCTGCCGTACATGTCTGGACCAGGCCTTCAAGGTGAAGAGAGCGTGTCCGGTGTGTCGTCTGGTGTACGGCCAGCTCATAGGCAATCAGCCGGCTACTGGGAGTATGATGGTGGAGAGGGACCCAGATCTCGAGTTGCCGGGACATGAGGGCTACGGGTGTATCTGCATCATCTACAGCTTCCCACCTGGTCTACAGGCG CCGGAGCACCCTAACCCTGGTGTAAGCTACCCGGGTACGGACCGCGTGGCGTACCTTCCAGACACCCCAGAGGGGAACCGGGTCCTGGGCCTGCTCCGCCGGGCCTTCGAGCAGCGCCTCATCTTCACTATAGGGACCTCCATGACCACGGGAATGCATAATGTCATTACCTGGAACGACATCCACCACAAGACCTCCATATGGGGCGGACCACGCTG CTTTGGCTACCCAGACCCCACTTACCTGGTGAGAGTGACTGAGGAACTCCGAGAGAAAGGCATCACTGCAGACTGA
- the LOC121546757 gene encoding probable E3 ubiquitin-protein ligase DTX3: protein MTSSRFSNIGDRCTSATEQRLGRDEEDYCIICMDCFQKKRTLRCSHSFCSSCIDSVFQIKPACPVCNTFHGTYEGTQPRDGIMTVRRNWQCLPGYEEGNGHIAIDYHFTDGVQGPEHPNPGEKYSSTSRTAFLPACEEGEKVLRLLQTAFHRRLIFTIGTSATTGLNNSITWNDIHHKTNIGGGPQFFGYPDPGYLSRVQEELRLKGVTEES, encoded by the exons ATGACATCATCTCGATTCTCCAACATAGGCGATAGATGTACTTCTGCAACAGAGCAGAGACTCGGCCGCGACGAGGAGGACTATTGCATAATATGCATGGACTGTTTTCAGAAAAAGAGAACTTTAAGATGTTCTCACTCATTCTGTTCAAGTTGTATTGACTCGGTTTTCCAAATTAAGCCCGCATGTCCGGTATGTAATACTTTTCACGGGACCTACGAAGGAACGCAGCCCCGGGACGGGATCATGACAGTGAGACGCAACTGGCAGTGTTTACCTGGCTATGAGGAGGGGAATGGACATATCGCGATTGATTATCACTTTACAGACGGAGTACAAGGG CCTGAGCATCCGAACCCGGGTGAGAAGTACTCCAGCACGTCCAGGACAGCCTTTCTGCcagcctgtgaggagggagagaaagtacTGAGGCTGCTCCAGACAGCCTTCCACAGGAGGCTCATCTTCACCATCGGGACATCAGCCACCACCGGCCTCAACAACTCCATCACATGGAACGACATACACCACAAGACCAACATTGGGGGAGGACCACAGTT TTTTGGGTATCCAGACCCGGGCTACCTCTCCAGGGTCCAGGAGGAGCTTCGTCTGAAGGGAGTGACAGAGGAGAGCTGA